From a region of the Clupea harengus chromosome 9, Ch_v2.0.2, whole genome shotgun sequence genome:
- the si:ch1073-145m9.1 gene encoding CDP-diacylglycerol--glycerol-3-phosphate 3-phosphatidyltransferase, with protein MTLKICFYVPNIIGYIRIVLILAAWCAFNSPALFFPAYLTSVILDGIDGWVARRLEQTSRFGAWLDVIVDNMGRSMVWNMLFQWGWLISTLEWCVFVCNHSAFGVHWKSNFKKSPYWVKAVMAKGFKTPLGVFTIAGLHVLPVWLYGYQHGVLTNTFYIPEWFQGLGLMLLAAGRLLCMSVEMWCIWIHVHYLTDVEDTKKKN; from the exons ATGACACTGAAGATATGTTTTTATGTTCCGAACATTATTG GTTACATTCGGATAGTCCTGATCCTGGCTGCTTGGTGTGCTTTCAATAGTCCTGCCCTTTTTTTCCCTGCCTACCTCACCTCCGTCATATTAGATG GTATTGATGGCTGGGTTGCACGGCGACTCGAACAGACCTCCAGGTTTGGGGCCTGGTTAGACGTCATAGTTGACAACATGGGACGAAGCATGGTGTGGAACATGCTGTTTCAA TGGGGTTGGCTCATTTCAAcactggagtggtgtgtgtttgtctgtaaccACAGTGCCTTTGGTGTTCACTGGAAGAGTAACTTTAAGAAGAGTCCATATTGGGTGAAAGCTGTCATGGCTAAAG GTTTTAAGACGCCCCTGGGAGTGTTCACGATTGCTGGGCTGCATGTCTTGCCAGTGTGGCTATACGGATACCAGCATGGGGTTCTCACCAACACGTTTTATATTCCTGAGTGGTTCCAGGGTTTGGGACTCATGCTTCTGGCGGCAGGAAGActgttgtgtatgtctgtggag ATGTGGTGCATCTGGATCCACGTTCACTATCTCACAGATGTCGAGGACACCAAAAAGAAGAACTGA